A single region of the Oleispira antarctica RB-8 genome encodes:
- the ribB gene encoding probable 3,4-dihydroxy-2-butanone 4-phosphate synthase, translated as MALNKIEEIIDDMRRGKMVILMDDEDRENEGDIIVAAEKITPEIINFMATEARGLICLTLTGSRCDFLGLPAMVAGNGAKFATPFTVSIEAAEGVTTGISAADRAKTIRVAVDANSKAEDIVQPGHIFPLRARPGGVLSRAGHTEAGCDLARLAGLTPSSAIVEIMNADGTMARRPDLEIFAEKHDIKIGTIADLIHYRMANEKTVDAVAGETINTEFGEFQLHKFVDTIQGETHIALTKGTIKGDVPCLVRVQTGDFLRDILGAVKPDAQSWSSQAALKKIAEEGTGALVILSAGQPEDVASSLDLYFGNSKPVKNPNVDSSGTFLTIGTGSQILREIGVKKMRLLSSPVKYAGISGFDLEVVEYIPYAE; from the coding sequence ATGGCTTTAAATAAGATTGAAGAAATTATTGATGATATGCGTCGCGGTAAAATGGTTATCCTTATGGATGATGAAGACCGTGAAAACGAAGGCGATATTATTGTTGCTGCCGAAAAAATAACGCCAGAAATCATTAACTTTATGGCAACCGAAGCCCGAGGCTTAATTTGCTTAACGCTAACCGGTAGTCGTTGTGACTTTTTAGGTTTGCCAGCAATGGTTGCAGGTAACGGCGCTAAGTTTGCCACGCCTTTTACAGTTTCAATCGAAGCCGCTGAAGGAGTAACGACGGGTATTTCTGCTGCTGACCGTGCGAAAACAATTCGCGTGGCTGTTGATGCAAACTCTAAAGCTGAAGACATTGTTCAGCCAGGTCACATTTTTCCATTACGTGCTCGCCCTGGCGGTGTATTAAGTCGTGCAGGTCATACCGAAGCGGGTTGTGACTTGGCGCGTCTTGCAGGTTTAACACCGTCTTCTGCGATTGTTGAAATCATGAATGCCGATGGCACGATGGCACGTCGCCCTGATTTAGAAATTTTTGCTGAAAAGCATGACATCAAAATTGGCACCATCGCGGATTTGATTCACTACCGCATGGCCAATGAGAAGACCGTTGATGCAGTCGCTGGCGAAACCATCAATACTGAATTTGGTGAATTCCAGCTGCACAAATTTGTCGATACGATTCAAGGCGAAACTCATATTGCTTTAACCAAAGGCACGATCAAAGGTGATGTTCCCTGTCTCGTTCGTGTTCAAACCGGTGATTTTTTACGTGATATTTTGGGCGCGGTTAAACCCGATGCTCAATCTTGGTCTAGCCAAGCAGCACTAAAGAAGATTGCTGAAGAAGGTACTGGCGCATTGGTTATATTGTCTGCAGGCCAGCCTGAAGATGTTGCCTCTAGCTTAGATCTTTATTTTGGTAACTCAAAACCGGTTAAAAACCCGAACGTTGATAGTTCAGGTACTTTCTTAACGATTGGTACTGGCTCTCAAATTTTGCGTGAAATCGGCGTTAAAAAAATGCGTTTATTAAGCTCACCTGTTAAGTATGCGGGTATTTCAGGATTTGACTTAGAAGTCGTGGAATATATTCCTTACGCTGAATAA
- the ribH gene encoding 6,7-dimethyl-8-ribityllumazine synthase encodes MTVEIIEGDLTPNDGKYAIVVGRWNAFVVESLLEGAVDSLTRHGVEPENITVVRCPGAMEIPLVAQKVAQSGKYDAIITLGAVIRGGTPHFEYVSSECTKGLGQVAMQFGIPVSFGVLTVDSIEQAIERSGTKAGNKGEEAAMSAFEMVNLLNALEA; translated from the coding sequence ATGACTGTAGAAATTATTGAAGGCGACTTAACCCCTAACGATGGTAAGTACGCCATTGTTGTTGGCCGTTGGAATGCGTTTGTTGTTGAAAGCCTATTAGAAGGCGCAGTTGACTCGTTGACTCGTCATGGCGTTGAACCAGAAAACATTACGGTTGTTCGCTGCCCTGGCGCGATGGAAATTCCATTGGTTGCACAGAAAGTTGCTCAAAGCGGTAAGTACGACGCGATCATCACTTTAGGTGCTGTGATCCGCGGTGGTACACCACACTTTGAATACGTTTCTAGCGAATGCACTAAAGGCCTTGGCCAAGTTGCTATGCAGTTCGGTATTCCAGTTTCTTTCGGTGTTTTAACCGTAGATTCAATCGAGCAAGCGATCGAACGTTCTGGCACTAAAGCTGGGAACAAAGGTGAAGAAGCGGCTATGTCTGCTTTCGAAATGGTTAACCTTCTTAACGCATTAGAGGCATAA
- the nusB gene encoding N utilization substance protein B homolog, translating into MSRPTGTQKASPAARRKARSFALQAIYQWHMAGADLAKIEAEFRADNDMSKVDLEYFHEILHGVPRELSALDNIISPLLDRNTEELTPVELSILRLATYEMLHRIDVPYKVVINEAVELAKSFGATDGHKYVNGVVDKVAQQVRTVEVKQPNANSKPKHATQKTTKPVFKVPSARIRAKGGKTSESKNTLSIKKS; encoded by the coding sequence ATGTCTCGTCCTACAGGCACTCAAAAAGCCAGCCCAGCGGCTCGTCGCAAAGCACGTAGCTTTGCCCTGCAAGCCATTTACCAATGGCACATGGCGGGCGCAGATTTAGCAAAAATTGAAGCTGAATTTCGCGCAGATAACGACATGAGCAAAGTGGATCTAGAATACTTCCACGAAATACTGCATGGAGTGCCACGTGAATTATCAGCGCTGGATAACATTATTTCACCGCTGCTAGATCGCAATACCGAAGAACTTACACCTGTAGAGCTTTCTATTCTTCGATTAGCAACCTATGAAATGTTGCATCGCATTGATGTACCATACAAGGTTGTTATCAACGAAGCCGTAGAACTTGCTAAATCATTTGGTGCAACAGACGGACACAAATACGTTAACGGCGTTGTGGATAAAGTAGCGCAGCAAGTTCGTACGGTTGAAGTAAAGCAACCTAATGCGAATAGTAAGCCTAAACATGCAACTCAAAAAACGACTAAGCCTGTATTCAAAGTACCTTCAGCACGAATCAGAGCAAAAGGCGGTAAGACTAGCGAAAGTAAAAATACACTTTCGATTAAAAAGTCTTAA
- the thiL gene encoding Thiamine monophosphate kinase, with protein sequence MLTEFELIKHCFNWPQNNETIICAVGDDASIVEVPRGYQLVQSIDTQVADIHFPATAPAQLIAQRALRCAISDLAAMGAKPQAFHLALSLPKNTSQAWLESFSLGLRACAEEFNISLIGGDTTSSPALVVTLQVQGLVSAGKALTRDKAQVGDDIWLSGEIGRSAAALEGVLASPETFVEKDSGLASDYFYPQAQINLGQKLVGLAHSALDISDGLLQDASHIAKASNVCLNFSAAHIPTSELAVALCGQAEALQLALTGGDDYQLLFTAPQQAHNELKDLNCYHVGQVEERKAHSEWVLLDGQTVSHKSMGYQHF encoded by the coding sequence GTGCTGACAGAGTTTGAATTAATTAAACACTGTTTTAACTGGCCGCAAAATAATGAAACCATTATTTGTGCGGTCGGTGACGATGCTTCAATCGTTGAAGTGCCTCGCGGTTATCAATTAGTACAGAGTATCGATACGCAAGTTGCCGATATTCACTTCCCCGCGACAGCACCTGCCCAACTGATTGCACAGCGCGCCTTGCGTTGTGCCATTAGTGACTTAGCGGCAATGGGGGCAAAACCCCAAGCGTTTCATCTTGCATTAAGCTTACCCAAAAACACGTCTCAAGCTTGGCTAGAATCTTTTAGCTTAGGTTTGCGTGCGTGCGCCGAAGAATTCAATATCAGCCTCATTGGCGGCGATACAACCTCTAGCCCAGCCCTTGTTGTCACATTGCAAGTACAGGGCTTAGTCTCTGCCGGTAAAGCACTCACACGTGACAAAGCTCAAGTAGGCGATGATATTTGGCTAAGTGGAGAAATTGGTCGCTCTGCTGCCGCTCTTGAAGGCGTATTAGCGAGCCCTGAAACGTTCGTCGAAAAAGATTCAGGGTTGGCCTCAGACTATTTTTATCCGCAAGCTCAAATTAATTTAGGTCAAAAACTTGTCGGCCTAGCGCATAGCGCTCTGGATATTTCCGACGGTTTATTACAAGACGCAAGTCACATCGCCAAAGCCTCAAACGTTTGCTTAAACTTTAGCGCTGCTCACATCCCAACCAGCGAACTTGCAGTCGCCTTGTGCGGACAGGCTGAAGCCTTACAATTAGCTCTAACAGGGGGCGATGATTATCAACTGTTATTTACTGCACCCCAGCAGGCGCACAATGAGTTGAAAGATCTAAACTGCTATCACGTCGGACAAGTTGAAGAAAGAAAGGCTCATTCAGAGTGGGTTTTATTAGATGGTCAAACCGTTAGCCACAAAAGCATGGGCTACCAACACTTTTAA